In Arvicola amphibius chromosome 13, mArvAmp1.2, whole genome shotgun sequence, a genomic segment contains:
- the Samd8 gene encoding sphingomyelin synthase-related protein 1 isoform X2, with product MAGPSQLCIRRWTTKHVAVWLKDEGFFEYVDILCNKHRLDGITLLTLTEYDLRSPPLEIKVLGDIKRLMLSVRKLQKIHIDVLEEMGYSSDSPMSPMSPFISALQSTDWLCNGEPTHDCDGPVTDLNSDQYQYMNGKNKHSVRRLDPEYWKTILSCVYVFIVFGFTSFIMVIVHERVPDMQTYPPLPDIFLDSVPRIPWAFSMTEVCGMILCYIWILVLLLHKHRSILLRRLCSLMGTVFLLRCFTMFVTSLSVPGQHLQCTGKIYGSVWEKLRRAFAIWSGFGMTLTGVHTCGDYMFSGHTVVLTMLNFFVTEYTPRSWNFLHTLSWVLNLFGIFFILAAHEHYSIDVFIAFYITTRLFLYYHTLANTRAYHQSRRARIWFPMFSFFECNVNGTVPNEYCWPFSKPAIMKRLIG from the exons ATGGCAGGCCCTAGTCAACTCTGCATTCGCCGCTGGACTACCAAGCATGTAGCGGTGTGGCTGAAGGATGAAGGTTTCTTTGAGTATGTGGACATTTTATGCAATAAGCACCGACTTGATGGAATCACATTACTCACCCTGACTGAATATGATCTTCGATCTCCTCCTCTGGAAATCAAAGTCCTAGGAGACATTAAAAGGTTAATGCTCTCAGTCAGAAAATTGCAGAAAATCCATATTGATGTTTTGGAGGAGATGGGATACAGCAGTGACAGTCCCATGAGTCCCATGAGTCCGTTCATCAGCGCTCTTCAGAGCACAGACTGGCTCTGCAATGGAGAGCCCACACACGACTGTGATGGACCCGTCACTGACTTGAATTCTGATCAGTACCAGTACATGAATGGCAAAAACAAACATTCTGTTCGAAGACTGGACCCAGAGTACTGGAAGACCATACTGAGTTGTGTATACGTTTTTATAGTATTCGGGTTTACATCTTTCATTATGGTTATTGTTCACGAGCGAGTTCCTGACATGCAGACCTATCCACCACTCCCGGATATATTCTTAGACAG TGTTCCCAGGATCCCGTGGGCCTTCTCCATGACTGAAGTGTGTGGCATGATTCTGTGCTATATTTGGATCCTGGTTCTTCTTCTTCACAAGCACAG GTCAATCCTTCTGCGAAGGCTCTGTAGTCTGATGGGCACTGTATTTTTGCTTCGCTGCTTTACCATGTTTGTGACCTCGCTCTCCGTGCCAGGACAGCACCTGCAGTGCACTGGAAAG ATATATGGAAGTGTGTGGGAGAAACTACGCCGGGCATTTGCCATTTGGAGCGGCTTTGGTATGACCCTGACTGGTGTCCACACTTGTGGAGATTACATGTTCAGTGGCCACACAGTTGTTCTAACCATGCTGAATTTTTTTGTCACGGAAT ATACACCAAGAAGCTGGAATTTCTTGCATACTCTATCCTGGGTTCTCAACCTCTTTGGAATCTTCTTCATCTTGGCTGCCCACGAACATTATTCCATTGATGTGTTTATTGCCTTTTATATCACAACAAGACTCTTTTTGTACTACCATACTCTGGCCAATACCAGAGCATATCATCAGAGTAGGAGAGCAAGAATTTGGTttcctatgttttctttctttgaatgcaATGTTAATGGCACAGTACCTAATGAATATTGTTGGCCTTTTTCTAAACCGGCAATAATGAAAAGACTAATTGGATGA